One window from the genome of Maridesulfovibrio ferrireducens encodes:
- a CDS encoding ATP-grasp domain-containing protein, translated as MKKTLIIIGAGLETIPVIQKAVEMGLHVVATDLNPEAPGFKYAHETVIGCVYTPEKSVEALKLWAAKGKKPDGIMCAAVDAPHTVAAVADFFGIQAVSNETAALATDKLAMKNRFKETGIPIPWYKELFDADELRKNFTKRKESLVIKPVDSRGARGVLRLEYGSDTLPDLQWAFEHAQHESPAGRVMIESYLNGPQISTEGFVVNGKTYTPGFSDRNYEYIDRFSPHIIENGGQLPSFLSDETQQEVKELTGMAAIALGINNGVFKGDMVVHNGKPYVIEIAARLSGGYFCTHEIPWNTGVDFIGTAIRLAIGETPAPKDMIPVFQEGVAQRYLFPDQGKVVRIEGIEEALAIDGIRMVEIRTQAGSIIPPTTNHPARAGVVMGVAETREKAVENVNKAVNCIKIITEKS; from the coding sequence ATGAAAAAGACTCTGATCATAATTGGCGCGGGGTTGGAAACAATCCCTGTGATTCAAAAAGCTGTTGAGATGGGACTCCATGTGGTCGCCACCGACCTCAATCCCGAAGCTCCGGGGTTCAAATATGCCCATGAAACTGTGATCGGATGCGTCTACACCCCTGAAAAAAGCGTCGAAGCTCTCAAACTTTGGGCGGCAAAAGGGAAAAAACCTGATGGAATAATGTGTGCGGCTGTTGATGCCCCGCATACCGTTGCTGCTGTTGCTGATTTTTTTGGAATTCAAGCAGTAAGCAACGAAACGGCAGCCCTCGCCACCGACAAGTTGGCAATGAAAAACCGTTTCAAAGAAACAGGCATACCCATTCCTTGGTATAAAGAACTTTTTGATGCCGATGAACTTAGAAAAAATTTTACAAAACGGAAAGAAAGTCTCGTCATCAAACCGGTGGATAGCCGGGGTGCCCGCGGAGTGTTGCGCCTTGAATACGGTTCAGACACCCTCCCCGATTTGCAATGGGCTTTTGAACATGCACAACATGAATCGCCTGCCGGGCGGGTCATGATTGAAAGCTATCTGAACGGTCCACAAATCAGCACCGAAGGTTTTGTGGTAAACGGGAAAACATACACTCCCGGATTTTCAGACAGAAATTATGAATATATTGACAGATTTTCTCCGCATATAATTGAAAATGGAGGACAACTGCCCTCATTTCTATCAGACGAAACCCAACAGGAAGTGAAAGAACTTACCGGAATGGCGGCAATTGCTCTGGGTATCAATAACGGGGTATTCAAAGGTGACATGGTTGTTCATAACGGCAAACCTTACGTAATCGAAATAGCGGCGAGACTTTCCGGAGGATACTTCTGCACACATGAAATACCGTGGAATACAGGTGTGGACTTTATCGGAACAGCCATCCGGCTTGCAATAGGAGAAACTCCCGCACCAAAGGACATGATTCCTGTATTTCAGGAAGGAGTAGCACAGCGTTACCTCTTCCCTGATCAAGGAAAAGTTGTCAGAATAGAAGGAATCGAAGAAGCTCTTGCTATTGACGGAATCCGCATGGTCGAAATCCGCACACAGGCTGGTTCTATTATTCCTCCGACGACAAACCATCCTGCCCGAGCCGGAGTTGTGATGGGGGTTGCTGAAACGAGAGAAAAAGCTGTCGAAAACGTGAATAAAGCTGTTAACTGCATAAAAATAATCACCGAAAAAAGTTGA
- a CDS encoding N-acetylneuraminate synthase family protein gives MKNILSNPPLFVSEVSSNHACDINRCFKFIETSARIGCDAVKFQLFKIDELFAPEILAKSEQHRNRSAWELPESFIPAIATRCNETGIAFSCTPFYLGAVEILTPYVDFFKIASYELLWSDLLIACARTEKPVVISTGMADMNEISTAVSTLSKAGCKDLTLLHCVSGYPAPAEQANLSAINTLRNEFHCKTGWSDHTVSEGVIQRAVHKYDAEMIEFHLDLDTSGAEYSSGHCWLPDDAERLIKNVLTGFNADGDGIKTPTPVEQPDRKWRADPEDGLRPIKSIRRDWKA, from the coding sequence ATGAAGAACATCCTCTCAAATCCCCCCCTCTTCGTCTCTGAAGTCTCAAGCAACCATGCCTGCGACATAAACCGTTGTTTCAAATTTATAGAAACCTCGGCCCGCATAGGATGCGATGCTGTAAAATTTCAACTCTTCAAAATAGACGAGCTTTTTGCCCCTGAAATTTTAGCAAAAAGCGAACAGCACAGAAACAGATCTGCGTGGGAGCTTCCTGAATCTTTTATCCCTGCAATCGCAACACGGTGCAACGAAACAGGAATAGCCTTTTCATGCACCCCCTTTTATCTGGGTGCTGTCGAAATTTTAACTCCATATGTAGACTTCTTTAAAATTGCCTCATACGAACTGCTCTGGAGTGACCTGCTTATTGCTTGCGCGCGGACAGAAAAACCCGTTGTGATCTCAACAGGAATGGCTGATATGAATGAAATCTCCACAGCAGTTTCCACCCTTAGCAAAGCCGGTTGTAAAGATCTGACACTACTGCACTGCGTTTCCGGTTATCCGGCACCTGCGGAACAGGCAAACCTTTCTGCAATAAACACGCTGAGAAATGAATTCCATTGCAAAACAGGCTGGTCTGACCATACAGTAAGCGAAGGAGTTATCCAACGCGCTGTACATAAATATGATGCTGAAATGATTGAATTTCACCTTGACCTGGATACGTCAGGCGCTGAATATTCTTCCGGACACTGCTGGCTACCGGATGATGCAGAGAGACTTATTAAAAATGTACTTACAGGCTTTAACGCAGACGGTGATGGAATAAAAACACCTACCCCTGTGGAACAGCCGGACCGGAAATGGCGCGCGGACCCCGAAGACGGATTGCGGCCGATAAAATCGATCAGAAGAGACTGGAAAGCTTAG
- the pseB gene encoding UDP-N-acetylglucosamine 4,6-dehydratase (inverting) encodes MINNKSVLITGGTGSFGQKFVEIALTQYRPQRLIILSRDEHKQQEMQEKFSPEDYPCLRYFIGDIRDKDRLLRAFCGIDLVIHAAAMKAVPSCEYNPYEAVKTNILGTQNIIEAAINEKVSRVIALSTDKASNPMNLYGATKLCSDKLFINGNSYAGVKGTRFSVARYGNVLGSRGSIVPRFLKLKKTGRITITDPDMTRFWITMEQSIDFVINSLEVMQGGEIFIPKSPSMRIGDMAEALCPDCEMEIIGIRPGEKMHELIIPANEAINTYEFENYYVIQPAYRYFERDKITCNGVKVPQKFEYSSDTNTQWLSKSDLLKMVSV; translated from the coding sequence ATGATTAACAACAAGTCTGTATTAATAACCGGTGGAACAGGTTCCTTCGGGCAAAAATTTGTAGAAATAGCTCTCACCCAATATAGACCGCAAAGACTTATCATCTTAAGCCGAGACGAACATAAACAACAGGAAATGCAGGAAAAGTTTTCTCCCGAAGATTACCCATGCCTTCGCTATTTTATCGGAGATATCCGCGACAAAGACCGGCTTCTCAGAGCCTTTTGCGGGATTGACCTTGTCATCCATGCGGCAGCGATGAAGGCTGTTCCTTCCTGCGAATACAACCCCTATGAGGCTGTGAAAACTAATATTCTAGGGACTCAAAACATAATAGAAGCAGCGATAAACGAAAAAGTCTCACGGGTAATAGCCCTCAGCACCGATAAGGCTTCAAATCCGATGAATTTATACGGAGCAACAAAATTATGCTCTGACAAATTATTTATCAACGGCAACAGCTATGCAGGAGTCAAAGGGACAAGGTTTTCAGTCGCCAGATATGGAAATGTTCTCGGAAGCAGAGGAAGCATTGTTCCCAGATTTTTAAAATTAAAAAAAACAGGACGGATTACCATAACTGATCCGGATATGACACGATTCTGGATTACTATGGAACAATCGATAGATTTTGTTATCAACAGTCTGGAAGTAATGCAGGGTGGTGAAATATTTATACCTAAAAGCCCCAGCATGCGCATAGGCGACATGGCGGAAGCCCTCTGCCCCGACTGTGAAATGGAAATAATCGGAATACGCCCCGGCGAAAAAATGCACGAACTTATCATCCCCGCAAATGAAGCCATAAACACTTACGAGTTTGAAAATTACTATGTGATCCAGCCGGCCTACCGCTACTTTGAAAGGGATAAAATAACCTGCAACGGTGTTAAAGTTCCCCAAAAATTCGAATACAGCTCCGACACCAATACCCAGTGGCTGAGTAAAAGCGACCTTCTTAAAATGGTTTCAGTATAA
- a CDS encoding class I SAM-dependent methyltransferase yields the protein MDKPIILIQAASRAWSGAPDWCMNEIDGRPVVALTVENALNQFPDAKIYIVAPAFDKGGRLDDLPSMFPAHKIEVFYGFDDSPLERMINALQHVPDETLFVRVDGLHFGWLPEHAAEMLKIAEQNHLDCIKMEDDFPIQLTADIYRLSGLKKVISMLKYLPEAGVFKVHPKFFMFSNSADFKCERFKTYSPVSDEWLKKCREIAHGVYVEGRMQVSNKNIKTGDQLRFHYELALDFINPGMTVLDCACGPGYGARMLAEKATHVIAADLDETTVSNAAAETTQKNLTFKIGDATAFNCADQTFDAITSFETVEHVDPAPYFKEMFRILKPGGRLILSTPQNSLGHIPVNSQHLREFSLEEITNLCSEHFEIEKIIGIKQGRVVFPNDHKGQNTFMVCKKPE from the coding sequence ATGGATAAACCGATCATTCTGATACAGGCCGCATCCCGAGCATGGAGCGGCGCGCCGGACTGGTGCATGAATGAAATAGACGGCCGCCCTGTTGTTGCCCTGACAGTTGAAAACGCACTCAATCAGTTTCCCGACGCTAAAATTTATATAGTTGCACCGGCCTTTGACAAAGGAGGACGGCTCGACGACCTGCCTTCGATGTTTCCTGCACACAAAATTGAAGTCTTTTACGGATTTGATGACAGCCCGCTGGAACGCATGATCAATGCTCTTCAACATGTTCCGGACGAAACACTATTCGTGAGAGTTGACGGACTTCACTTCGGCTGGCTTCCTGAGCATGCAGCAGAAATGTTGAAAATTGCGGAACAGAATCATCTGGACTGTATAAAAATGGAGGATGACTTCCCCATTCAGCTTACCGCGGACATATACAGGCTGAGCGGGTTAAAAAAAGTTATATCCATGCTCAAATATTTACCGGAGGCAGGAGTCTTCAAAGTTCATCCAAAATTTTTCATGTTCAGCAACAGCGCTGATTTCAAATGCGAACGATTCAAAACATATTCCCCTGTCAGCGATGAATGGCTTAAAAAATGCCGAGAAATTGCGCATGGAGTTTATGTCGAAGGCCGAATGCAGGTCAGCAACAAAAACATAAAAACCGGTGACCAGCTCAGATTCCACTATGAACTGGCTCTTGACTTCATCAATCCGGGAATGACCGTTCTCGACTGTGCCTGCGGACCCGGTTACGGGGCAAGAATGCTTGCTGAAAAAGCTACGCATGTTATTGCTGCCGACCTTGATGAAACAACTGTCAGCAATGCGGCCGCCGAAACAACACAGAAAAACCTGACATTTAAAATTGGTGATGCTACCGCCTTTAATTGTGCAGACCAAACATTTGATGCAATCACCAGTTTTGAAACAGTTGAACATGTTGATCCTGCTCCTTACTTCAAGGAAATGTTCAGGATTCTCAAACCCGGCGGACGGCTTATTTTGAGCACCCCCCAAAACAGTCTGGGGCATATCCCCGTGAACTCCCAGCACCTGAGAGAATTTTCACTCGAAGAAATTACAAATCTATGCTCGGAACATTTTGAAATAGAAAAGATTATAGGCATAAAACAGGGAAGAGTCGTATTCCCTAATGATCACAAGGGACAGAACACTTTTATGGTCTGCAAAAAACCGGAATAA
- a CDS encoding glycoside hydrolase → MKLFAIFHLNLMFSSIPEESRMEVIERCYWPLLNLIEKHDFPLGIEASGITLEIIKDLAPEWIEKFKELLKNDKAELIGSGYAQIIGPLVPASVNKANLRIGKNVCNEILETTPRIALVNEQAWSAGLVEHYINAGYEGVFMDYDNPARFSGWDDHIQHFPQRVSGIDDESIPVLWSRSMVFQKLQRFAHKELELSEYIEYVESLGTESGWLPVYGNDAEIFDFRPQRYKTEAVQEADSEWSLLLLAFKALQNRKHTFHLPSKVLNDLDHPLGGNKLSLCSAQQPVPVKKQSKYNITRWAVSGRNDFYINSLCRAVAAKLDQIIDSCPETEQKWRELCFCWSSDFRTHITKERYAEAIQKLTNIAEESSAIVEEPLFKVEGDTVAMRGRKLNVETPSVSITLNTAKGLAIHKASFASHNRYPSFGTLGHGYFKDIDLGADFFSGHIIMEGPGIPKDTDLAKITPRIKKTSEFTTISCTMNLYQGSLDKAVRIYRDKQQIDVLYKFSLNEPPRGFMRLGHVTLLTGTMNPDKLFYATSNGGKRETHFLKDCTFDHSDHVSFLVSSSQALGMTDSTVILGGEERALEISPMVKEHAFIGMIKCQQATPSPFVRVFFSMQEMDETSLQTSCEGSNYIFSTGFSIKPYMEDKF, encoded by the coding sequence ATGAAACTGTTTGCAATATTTCATCTCAACCTCATGTTCTCTTCCATACCGGAAGAAAGCCGCATGGAGGTCATTGAACGCTGCTATTGGCCGCTGCTTAATCTTATTGAAAAACACGATTTTCCGCTCGGTATCGAAGCTTCGGGCATAACTCTTGAAATAATTAAAGACCTTGCACCGGAATGGATTGAAAAATTTAAAGAATTGCTCAAAAACGATAAAGCCGAATTAATAGGCAGCGGATATGCCCAGATAATAGGGCCTCTGGTTCCAGCCTCTGTCAATAAAGCAAACCTGCGCATCGGTAAAAACGTATGCAACGAAATTTTGGAAACAACACCCCGTATAGCTCTTGTTAATGAGCAAGCATGGTCCGCAGGACTTGTGGAACATTATATTAATGCTGGCTATGAAGGGGTCTTTATGGACTATGACAACCCTGCCAGATTCTCCGGATGGGATGACCATATTCAGCATTTCCCGCAACGAGTCTCAGGCATTGACGATGAATCAATACCTGTACTCTGGAGTCGCTCCATGGTCTTCCAGAAACTGCAACGATTTGCCCACAAAGAACTGGAACTGTCCGAATATATTGAATACGTTGAAAGCCTTGGAACCGAATCCGGCTGGCTGCCTGTTTATGGAAACGATGCCGAAATATTCGACTTCAGGCCGCAAAGATATAAAACGGAAGCAGTGCAGGAAGCAGACAGTGAATGGTCCCTTCTTCTGTTAGCCTTCAAGGCTCTTCAAAACAGAAAGCATACATTCCACCTCCCCTCAAAAGTTCTGAACGACCTCGACCATCCGCTGGGGGGCAACAAACTTTCATTATGCTCGGCGCAACAACCCGTCCCTGTAAAAAAACAGAGTAAATACAATATCACCCGCTGGGCCGTTAGCGGACGAAACGATTTCTACATAAATTCATTATGCCGCGCTGTTGCCGCCAAACTTGACCAGATCATAGACTCTTGCCCGGAGACAGAACAAAAATGGCGGGAATTGTGTTTCTGCTGGTCCAGCGATTTTCGCACCCACATAACAAAAGAAAGATATGCCGAAGCCATCCAAAAGCTTACGAATATAGCAGAAGAATCAAGTGCGATTGTAGAAGAACCACTTTTCAAAGTTGAGGGCGACACAGTTGCCATGCGAGGAAGAAAGCTTAATGTGGAAACCCCCTCTGTTTCAATAACGTTGAATACTGCCAAAGGGCTGGCAATACATAAAGCATCCTTTGCCTCACACAACCGGTATCCTTCTTTCGGAACCCTCGGGCACGGCTACTTTAAAGATATAGATCTCGGAGCTGATTTTTTCTCAGGTCACATCATCATGGAAGGCCCCGGAATACCAAAAGATACAGATCTTGCTAAAATTACCCCCAGAATAAAAAAGACTTCTGAATTCACAACAATATCCTGCACCATGAATCTATATCAAGGGTCCCTTGATAAGGCTGTCAGAATTTACAGAGACAAACAGCAGATCGATGTTCTGTACAAATTTTCTTTAAACGAACCGCCACGAGGCTTTATGCGTCTGGGGCATGTGACTCTTCTCACCGGAACAATGAATCCGGATAAGCTTTTTTACGCAACTTCAAACGGCGGAAAACGGGAAACACATTTCCTGAAAGATTGTACTTTCGATCATAGCGACCATGTTTCTTTTCTCGTATCGTCATCTCAAGCTCTAGGAATGACCGACTCAACCGTGATTTTGGGAGGAGAGGAAAGAGCTCTTGAAATTTCCCCTATGGTTAAAGAGCATGCATTTATCGGTATGATTAAATGCCAGCAGGCAACCCCTTCTCCTTTTGTCAGAGTTTTTTTCTCTATGCAGGAAATGGATGAAACCAGCCTGCAAACTTCCTGCGAAGGTTCAAATTATATTTTTTCCACCGGCTTTTCTATCAAGCCATACATGGAGGATAAGTTCTAA
- a CDS encoding sialidase family protein, protein MNSSRPKLSVSILDTKRITPAEWDGYQSFPTITKVNEDFLVGFRRAVNIHPDLRGVMDHGMAGDIYTTRSTDDGLTFKKPNLVISHATDKTNEHDALVTALDTERVVMITRTHTAELRRNYFSLSTDGGKSFPQRRPLDPPGGEWASFGHFIPSQDKAIFIGTFYNGAGCGTFKLNPETLEISHQSFMFKHTENFRMNETSITRLKSGRILALIRQQPCYEGLFKSHSDDEGLTWSTPVSIGLYGEAPALLLLPNGNVLMIYRGMIRKNRRCRVALSLSKDGGETWSHPQTLAWYKGGRFHGGYGDLALNSKGQIIAVYYISRKHEAPTVERMLIEINQ, encoded by the coding sequence ATGAACTCATCACGACCCAAACTTTCTGTTTCCATACTCGACACAAAACGCATCACTCCGGCGGAATGGGACGGCTATCAATCCTTTCCAACTATCACAAAAGTTAACGAAGACTTTCTGGTGGGGTTCCGCAGAGCTGTTAATATCCACCCTGATTTACGGGGGGTCATGGACCACGGCATGGCCGGAGATATTTATACAACCAGATCAACCGATGACGGTCTGACTTTTAAAAAACCGAACCTTGTAATCAGTCATGCCACGGATAAAACCAATGAGCATGACGCTCTGGTCACAGCTCTTGATACAGAGCGAGTGGTAATGATCACCCGCACCCACACCGCTGAACTGCGCCGAAACTATTTTTCACTGAGCACCGACGGAGGGAAAAGTTTCCCGCAAAGACGTCCCCTTGATCCTCCCGGAGGAGAATGGGCATCCTTCGGACACTTCATCCCGTCGCAGGACAAAGCAATTTTCATCGGAACATTCTATAACGGTGCAGGATGCGGAACATTCAAGTTGAATCCTGAAACGCTTGAAATATCTCATCAGTCATTTATGTTTAAACACACCGAAAACTTCAGAATGAATGAGACATCCATCACTCGTCTAAAATCAGGCAGAATCCTTGCCCTGATCAGGCAGCAACCCTGTTATGAGGGATTATTCAAATCTCACTCTGATGATGAAGGTCTGACATGGAGCACTCCTGTCTCTATAGGTCTATACGGAGAAGCCCCTGCGCTCCTGCTGCTACCGAATGGAAACGTTCTGATGATTTATCGGGGAATGATCCGTAAAAACCGCAGATGCCGGGTTGCCCTTTCTCTGTCCAAAGACGGGGGAGAAACGTGGAGTCATCCGCAAACCCTTGCATGGTATAAAGGCGGCAGATTTCATGGAGGATACGGGGACCTTGCTCTGAATTCAAAAGGACAAATTATTGCCGTATATTATATATCAAGAAAACATGAAGCTCCTACAGTTGAGCGGATGTTGATTGAGATTAATCAATAA